One window of the Ureibacillus sp. FSL W7-1570 genome contains the following:
- a CDS encoding TIGR00730 family Rossman fold protein, translated as MRVAVYCGSSSGKSPIYEEAAIELGKALAKKKYGVVYGGSTQGLMGKVADAALSEGGEVIGVMPKQLMNKKEKLHTGLTELYIVDSMHTRKKKMSDLSHAFVALPGGCGTLDEYFEAFTWAQIGIHSKPVILYNVNGFYDALIQHFEKMMEEGFLREHQHSLFQAVTTVEELLFILDGLNEALKEGN; from the coding sequence TTGCGTGTAGCAGTTTATTGCGGATCGTCTTCGGGGAAATCACCGATTTATGAGGAAGCGGCCATTGAACTAGGGAAAGCATTGGCAAAGAAAAAATATGGCGTTGTTTATGGCGGTTCCACCCAAGGATTGATGGGGAAAGTGGCGGATGCGGCTCTTTCCGAAGGCGGGGAAGTCATTGGAGTGATGCCAAAACAGTTGATGAATAAAAAAGAAAAATTACATACAGGATTGACGGAACTATATATCGTTGATTCCATGCATACCCGAAAGAAGAAAATGTCGGATCTTTCCCATGCATTTGTCGCGTTGCCGGGTGGTTGCGGAACGTTGGATGAATATTTTGAAGCTTTTACTTGGGCGCAAATCGGCATCCATTCAAAACCGGTCATTTTATACAACGTCAACGGCTTTTATGATGCCCTTATACAACATTTTGAAAAGATGATGGAAGAAGGATTTTTGAGAGAACATCAGCATAGTCTGTTTCAGGCAGTGACAACGGTGGAAGAATTGCTCTTTATTTTGGATGGCTTGAACGAAGCATTGAAGGAAGGCAATTGA
- a CDS encoding RraA family protein, translated as MSNLVERFLAVPTTAISDATGGHTNLDANIKPLSDHYKIAGRAVTVRLPDGENKAVLEAISIAKKGDILVIDAKGNTNRAVAGDFVASLAKGLGIQGFVVNGVIRDIAAMRELDFPIFALGTTVASGNKHGGGKVNVPIAIGGVSVQPGDFIVGDVDGVVVIPQGEEEEILKKAEEKMAKDEAREKEALANGEESIRKYLEKALAK; from the coding sequence ATGTCAAACTTAGTCGAACGATTTTTAGCGGTGCCAACTACAGCCATTTCTGATGCGACAGGAGGACATACAAATTTAGATGCAAACATTAAGCCGTTGAGCGACCATTATAAAATTGCTGGACGAGCTGTTACAGTCCGATTGCCGGATGGGGAGAATAAAGCGGTGCTTGAAGCCATCAGCATTGCAAAAAAAGGGGATATTCTCGTAATTGATGCGAAAGGAAATACCAACCGGGCCGTGGCAGGAGATTTTGTCGCTTCTCTTGCAAAGGGATTAGGAATCCAAGGGTTTGTTGTGAATGGTGTAATCCGTGATATTGCTGCGATGCGTGAACTGGATTTCCCGATTTTCGCTTTAGGGACAACAGTCGCAAGCGGAAATAAACACGGCGGTGGAAAAGTGAATGTTCCGATTGCCATCGGCGGCGTCAGCGTCCAACCAGGAGACTTTATTGTCGGGGATGTGGACGGGGTCGTTGTCATTCCGCAAGGGGAAGAAGAAGAAATTTTGAAAAAAGCGGAAGAAAAAATGGCGAAAGATGAAGCAAGAGAAAAAGAGGCTTTGGCCAATGGAGAAGAATCCATCCGCAAATATCTTGAGAAAGCTTTGGCAAAATAA
- a CDS encoding IS1182 family transposase, translated as MFKYYNMNQLVLPLDLEIKLQENDIAFHIHHLVESIPDEAFQPFLRNTGCPAYHPRMMLKIILCAYSQSVFSGRKIEALLKDSIRMMWLAQGYEPSYRTINRFRVHPEVKELIRQCFVQFRCQLVEEKLIDQEAIFIDGTKIEANANKFTFVWKKSIEKYNQSLIEKSNQLYNELLEKEIIPEMERENEGELSVEELAQMVQQVDEVITEYDQKIEASPDATERKALRSERKYPKRVYKQLIDLILRKQKYQKDFEILGERNSYSKTDLDATFMRMKDDYMKNGQLKAGYNVQIATEGQYALAYSIFPNPTDTRTLIPFLNKIEKDYFPLPKYIVADAGYGSEQNYEDILSNRKCEALIPYTMYEKEQKKKYKQNPFHPDNWMYDEESDTYICPNQQRVTFRYRSVRTDKTGFKRELKIYECENCSGCPFRSSCTKAKEGNHRKVMVNEKWEQQKEYVRAKLSEEKAGSIFRQRKIDVEPVFGFLKANLRFTRFSVRGKSKVENEMGIALMAVNLRKYTANKDQLTKNNGEKWKKENLSWLKFSFFLF; from the coding sequence ATGTTTAAATATTATAACATGAATCAATTAGTTTTGCCTTTAGATTTAGAAATAAAATTACAAGAAAATGATATTGCCTTCCACATCCACCATTTAGTTGAAAGTATTCCAGATGAAGCCTTCCAGCCGTTTCTTCGAAATACAGGTTGTCCTGCTTATCATCCACGCATGATGCTAAAAATTATTTTGTGTGCCTATTCGCAGTCTGTCTTTTCAGGTCGAAAAATTGAAGCGCTATTAAAGGACAGTATACGAATGATGTGGTTGGCACAAGGATATGAACCAAGTTATCGGACGATCAATCGTTTTCGTGTGCATCCGGAAGTAAAAGAATTAATTCGTCAATGTTTTGTCCAATTCCGTTGCCAACTGGTGGAAGAAAAGTTAATCGATCAAGAAGCCATTTTTATCGATGGTACGAAGATTGAAGCGAATGCCAATAAATTTACTTTCGTATGGAAGAAATCCATTGAAAAATACAACCAAAGCTTAATTGAAAAATCCAATCAGCTCTACAACGAACTGTTAGAGAAGGAAATCATCCCTGAAATGGAGCGGGAAAATGAGGGAGAACTGTCCGTTGAAGAACTCGCTCAAATGGTGCAACAAGTCGATGAAGTGATTACGGAATATGACCAAAAGATAGAAGCATCGCCCGATGCCACAGAACGAAAAGCATTAAGAAGCGAACGGAAATATCCGAAGCGAGTGTACAAACAGTTGATTGACTTGATTTTACGTAAACAAAAGTATCAAAAAGACTTCGAAATCTTGGGTGAACGGAATAGTTATTCCAAAACAGACTTAGATGCGACGTTCATGCGAATGAAAGACGACTATATGAAAAACGGTCAATTGAAGGCTGGATACAACGTACAAATCGCAACAGAAGGTCAATACGCACTAGCTTATAGCATCTTTCCAAATCCTACTGATACACGTACATTAATTCCGTTCTTGAATAAGATAGAAAAGGATTATTTTCCGTTGCCAAAGTATATTGTCGCAGATGCTGGTTATGGTAGTGAACAAAACTATGAAGACATCCTTTCGAATCGAAAATGTGAGGCACTCATTCCATATACCATGTATGAGAAAGAACAAAAGAAGAAATATAAACAAAATCCATTTCATCCAGACAATTGGATGTACGACGAAGAAAGTGATACCTACATTTGTCCAAATCAGCAGCGAGTAACCTTCCGTTATCGTTCTGTACGTACAGATAAGACTGGTTTCAAACGAGAATTGAAAATCTATGAATGTGAAAACTGTTCAGGATGTCCATTTCGTTCATCATGCACAAAAGCAAAGGAAGGCAATCACCGAAAGGTCATGGTGAATGAAAAATGGGAACAACAAAAAGAATATGTAAGAGCGAAGCTTTCAGAAGAAAAAGCTGGTTCTATTTTCCGTCAACGTAAAATAGACGTAGAACCAGTTTTTGGATTCTTGAAGGCTAATTTGCGTTTCACTCGATTTTCCGTTCGAGGAAAATCGAAAGTGGAAAATGAAATGGGCATTGCCTTAATGGCCGTGAATTTACGGAAATACACGGCCAACAAAGATCAACTGACCAAAAATAATGGAGAGAAATGGAAAAAGGAGAATTTAAGTTGGCTCAAATTCTCCTTTTTCCTATTTTGA